A stretch of DNA from Candidatus Latescibacter sp.:
CGCTGACTTTCGCCGGGAAAGCATTCTTGATGAATTCGTTGTTGGTTGTATATGCACATGCCGGAGACTGGAAAACCGGTAAAGCCAATGCGGCGAATAAGATAGATGGAAAAATCAGGCGCAGGAGTTTCATGATAAACTTCCCCTCTGGAAAAAAAACGGTAGTGCAAAGTTGCAATTATTTGTTTATACTGTTTGTAGATGCCGAAACAAGTTCGCATGACTCATGACGCAGTAACCGAGCCGCATTGAACTCTTTTCAGTTTTTAAAATGAAAACCGGACATCCTACTTCGCAATGATCATCTTCATGGTTTTTATATTGTCCCCGGCTTTAACTGAATAGAAATAGACTCCCGCTGAAAAAAGTGATGCATTCCATGTAACGGAATGCGCTCCCTGACTTAAATATGCATTCATGATAGTGTCCACTTTCTGCCCCGCCACATTAAAGATATCAATTACGGTTTGCGATGGTTTGTTTAATGTAAAATTGATTGTAGTGGAAGGATTAAATGGATTGGGAGTATTCTGTTCTACTGAAAACGGTTCGGGAGCAGCCTCGCTTACCGAGACATCAAGGCCGATCTCTCCTTTTATGGAATCATGGCCTAAAAACACCAGATAATGTACACCGGCTGTCCTGATGTTGTTGCTGATATCCTTGTAGATACCGTCAAAGGCGGAACCGCTGTCTACATAGAGAGCTCCCCATTTCCATCCAGCACTCTCTCCGGCAACCGCAATATAACCGAGGCCGGTTCCATCCGGAGCCAGAAGACCCCAGGTGACCGCTCCCATATCGTACGCCGAACCCATGCTGAAAAGATTCGCATCGGTTGTCCAGTTGAATACATACGGGCCAACATTCAAATCACGGCATACCCAGGGTCTTGTTGCGTTCGTATTCGCGTTCAAGTCAAAAGTTCCATCGCCGTTCCCGTTTGTCCATAGATAGAAGTCATCATCTTTCTCAGCGTACGGATTCACCATTTGTTTGATGCAGGAGTCGCCGCCGCCCATAAAAACATAACCGTTTCTGAATGTAAATCCGCAATCCGGGCCTCCGTTCATCTGGCCGCCTTTTTGGAAGTCATCAGGTGAACTCCACCAGCGAGTAAGATCGACATGTCTCACCATAGAACCGTCAGAAACGTCCAGGACATAAAAATCTGCATCCGGGGTCTGGATGAGCTTCCGGTTGCCGTCACCGGTGAAGAGATAATCGCCTCCGTCCGAAAGCACACCTGGTTCTGATTCTTCATAGGCGCCGAATGAAAACTGTCCATTCTCGCCCCAGGTAGTTATTATCTGAGATTGGCCGTTTGGAACCCATGATCTCTTTTCGACAAACTGGGTTCTGGAACTTTGATTCCCATACTCCCAAAAGAAATTGCTATGGTTGTCGGGCTGGAGAGCCATCACGCCGCCGGCAAAGTTCCAGGTTCCCTGGGGAATAAAGTAGGTGCTCTCGATGAGGGAATCATCGGAAGTATCACTTCCGATGACCCATTTGTAGACATTCTCTCCCCCTCCGGATCTTGCTATAAACCCGCTGTAG
This window harbors:
- a CDS encoding T9SS type A sorting domain-containing protein, which gives rise to MKKAFFFAVAFMVTISTLFAAPFQPTLLRLSAPGKIRYSFDGKSLSIPITVSGVPAAMYFLVYTKDKAKSINKVQNGFLGWHYMNKIDTCMYVSPLTSLAVGKNEFIWNGKGKGGAVVPADTYTYYIWAYDNIHTGDRISSNPFVDFRYSGNMGMIQEMGQNGKPLTNPVFYSGFIARSGGGENVYKWVIGSDTSDDSLIESTYFIPQGTWNFAGGVMALQPDNHSNFFWEYGNQSSRTQFVEKRSWVPNGQSQIITTWGENGQFSFGAYEESEPGVLSDGGDYLFTGDGNRKLIQTPDADFYVLDVSDGSMVRHVDLTRWWSSPDDFQKGGQMNGGPDCGFTFRNGYVFMGGGDSCIKQMVNPYAEKDDDFYLWTNGNGDGTFDLNANTNATRPWVCRDLNVGPYVFNWTTDANLFSMGSAYDMGAVTWGLLAPDGTGLGYIAVAGESAGWKWGALYVDSGSAFDGIYKDISNNIRTAGVHYLVFLGHDSIKGEIGLDVSVSEAAPEPFSVEQNTPNPFNPSTTINFTLNKPSQTVIDIFNVAGQKVDTIMNAYLSQGAHSVTWNASLFSAGVYFYSVKAGDNIKTMKMIIAK